In a single window of the Bacillus mycoides genome:
- a CDS encoding YtpI family protein: protein MPVFVFCIIISFVLYLFYKTKFFRTNRPMEKGWLSGKSAMALGLFVLFFGINQFFLELSTARIIVGVLFMLLGSASTFNGFRQYKHFLPLAVKEAESYKTT from the coding sequence ATGCCAGTATTCGTCTTTTGTATTATCATCTCATTTGTGTTGTACCTCTTCTATAAAACAAAATTCTTTCGTACAAACCGTCCAATGGAGAAAGGTTGGCTCTCTGGAAAATCCGCAATGGCACTCGGCTTATTCGTCCTATTCTTTGGGATAAACCAATTCTTTTTAGAACTTTCAACTGCACGCATTATCGTTGGTGTTTTGTTTATGTTACTTGGCAGCGCGAGTACATTTAATGGATTCCGCCAATATAAACACTTTCTACCATTAGCAGTCAAAGAAGCCGAATCTTATAAAACAACGTAA
- a CDS encoding DUF3949 domain-containing protein, with the protein MSSELLFFGGIALFYFLVMIPIQYLYLQGLNEKKKRTGLSQQELYKQMSFGEEQLHFHVQGNPFNIPSAFVAYMILKVKGRKKASQC; encoded by the coding sequence ATGTCATCAGAATTACTCTTTTTTGGTGGTATCGCACTCTTTTATTTCCTTGTGATGATACCAATTCAATACTTATACTTACAAGGATTAAATGAAAAAAAGAAACGAACAGGATTATCTCAGCAAGAACTATACAAACAGATGTCTTTTGGAGAAGAACAATTACATTTTCACGTGCAAGGTAATCCCTTTAATATACCATCTGCGTTTGTTGCATATATGATTTTGAAAGTGAAGGGACGTAAAAAAGCATCACAATGTTGA
- the pepQ gene encoding Xaa-Pro dipeptidase, protein MNARLENLMQWLKEKNVEAAFLTSTPNVFYMTNFHCEPHERLLGMFVFQEKEPILICPKMEEGQARNAGWAHEIIGFTDTDRPWDMIAKAIKDRGIDANAVAIEKEHLNVERYEELTKLFPNAAFKSAEEKVRELRLIKDEKELSILREAAKMADYAVEVGVNAIKENRSELEVLAIIEHELKTKGIHKMSFDTMVLAGANSALPHGIPGANKMKRGDFVLFDLGVIIEGYCSDITRTVAFGELSEEQTRIYNTVLAGQLQAVEACKPGVTFGAIDNAARSVIADAGYGDFFPHRLGHGLGISVHEYPDVKEGNESLLKEGMVFTIEPGIYVPNVGGVRIEDDIYITKDGSEILTKFPKELQFVK, encoded by the coding sequence ATGAATGCTAGATTAGAAAATTTAATGCAATGGCTAAAAGAAAAAAACGTAGAAGCTGCGTTCTTAACTTCTACACCGAACGTCTTCTACATGACAAACTTCCACTGTGAACCACATGAAAGACTACTTGGTATGTTTGTATTCCAAGAAAAAGAGCCTATTTTAATTTGTCCTAAAATGGAAGAAGGCCAAGCACGTAACGCTGGCTGGGCACATGAGATTATCGGATTTACTGATACGGACAGACCATGGGATATGATTGCAAAAGCAATTAAAGATCGTGGTATTGATGCAAATGCAGTTGCAATTGAAAAAGAACATTTAAACGTAGAACGTTACGAAGAATTAACAAAGTTATTCCCAAATGCAGCTTTCAAATCAGCTGAAGAGAAAGTTCGCGAACTTCGCTTAATTAAAGATGAAAAAGAACTTTCTATTTTGCGTGAAGCGGCTAAAATGGCAGATTATGCTGTTGAAGTTGGTGTAAATGCAATTAAAGAAAATCGTAGTGAGCTAGAAGTATTAGCAATCATTGAACACGAATTAAAAACAAAAGGCATACATAAAATGTCATTTGACACGATGGTATTAGCAGGTGCGAACTCTGCTCTTCCACACGGTATTCCAGGTGCAAACAAAATGAAACGCGGCGATTTCGTACTATTTGATTTAGGTGTAATCATTGAAGGTTATTGCTCTGACATTACGCGTACAGTAGCATTTGGTGAACTTTCTGAAGAACAAACTCGCATTTACAACACTGTACTTGCTGGACAACTACAAGCAGTTGAAGCATGTAAACCAGGCGTTACATTTGGTGCAATTGACAACGCCGCTCGCTCTGTTATCGCAGATGCAGGTTATGGAGACTTCTTCCCACACCGACTTGGTCACGGACTTGGAATTAGCGTACACGAATATCCAGATGTAAAAGAAGGCAATGAGTCTCTATTAAAAGAAGGTATGGTCTTCACAATCGAGCCAGGTATTTACGTACCAAACGTAGGCGGCGTTCGTATTGAAGATGATATTTACATCACAAAAGACGGATCAGAAATCTTAACGAAGTTCCCGAAAGAATTACAATTTGTGAAATAA
- a CDS encoding DRTGG domain-containing protein produces the protein MATKHNQILEHINSLPVGHKISVRQIAKDLSVSEGTAYRAIKDAENKGYVSTIERVGTIRIEQKKKENIEKLTYAEVVNIVDGQVLGGREGLHKTLNKFVIGAMKLEAMMRYTEAGNLLIIGNRTNAHQLALETGAAVLITGGFDTEEHVKKLADELKLPIISSSYDTFTVATLINRAIYDQLIKKEIVLVEDILTPIEETLYLKPSDIVQKWHEYNEETMHGRYPIVDENKKVLGIVTSKDMIGVAKETPIDKVMTKHPITVNGKMSVAAAARMMVWEGIELLPVVEDGNKLQGIISRQDVLQALQMIQRQPQVGETIDDIVTNQFMTPKEAKNEHLYQFSVTPQMTNSIGTLSYGVFTTIVTEATNRVIRAQKKSDSIVENLTIYFVKPVQIDNVVSVHPKVLEIGRKFGKVDVEVHHEGNVVGKALLMVQLIDK, from the coding sequence TTGGCTACCAAACATAATCAAATTTTAGAACATATTAATAGCCTGCCAGTAGGGCATAAAATTTCTGTGCGGCAAATTGCGAAAGATTTAAGTGTAAGTGAAGGGACCGCTTACCGTGCAATTAAAGACGCAGAAAATAAAGGATATGTTAGTACAATTGAACGTGTCGGAACAATTCGAATTGAACAAAAGAAGAAAGAGAATATCGAAAAACTGACATATGCAGAAGTCGTTAACATTGTCGATGGTCAAGTACTTGGAGGCAGAGAAGGACTACATAAAACATTAAATAAATTCGTAATTGGGGCTATGAAATTAGAAGCGATGATGCGCTATACAGAAGCAGGGAATTTACTTATCATCGGTAACCGTACGAACGCACATCAATTAGCATTAGAAACAGGGGCTGCTGTATTAATTACAGGTGGATTTGATACAGAAGAGCATGTGAAAAAGTTAGCAGATGAATTGAAATTGCCAATTATTTCAAGTAGTTATGATACATTTACGGTCGCAACGTTAATTAACCGTGCAATTTATGATCAACTTATTAAGAAAGAAATTGTACTAGTTGAAGATATTTTAACACCAATTGAAGAAACACTATATTTAAAGCCTAGTGACATAGTGCAGAAATGGCATGAGTACAATGAAGAGACGATGCATGGACGTTATCCAATTGTGGATGAAAATAAAAAGGTGTTAGGTATCGTAACTTCGAAAGATATGATTGGTGTTGCGAAAGAAACACCGATTGATAAAGTTATGACGAAACACCCTATTACGGTAAACGGAAAAATGTCTGTCGCAGCTGCAGCACGTATGATGGTGTGGGAAGGTATTGAATTACTTCCTGTTGTGGAGGATGGAAATAAATTGCAAGGTATCATTAGTCGTCAAGATGTACTTCAGGCCTTGCAGATGATTCAGCGTCAACCACAAGTTGGTGAAACGATTGATGACATTGTAACGAATCAATTTATGACGCCGAAAGAAGCAAAAAATGAGCATTTATATCAATTTTCAGTGACACCACAAATGACGAATTCAATCGGGACGTTATCTTACGGTGTATTCACAACAATTGTGACAGAAGCAACAAACCGCGTCATTCGTGCGCAGAAGAAGAGCGATTCAATTGTTGAGAACTTAACAATTTATTTCGTAAAACCGGTTCAAATTGATAATGTTGTATCGGTTCATCCGAAAGTATTAGAAATTGGCCGTAAATTTGGTAAGGTTGATGTAGAAGTACATCATGAAGGTAATGTTGTCGGGAAAGCATTACTTATGGTGCAGTTAATCGATAAATAA
- a CDS encoding metal-dependent hydrolase codes for MKVSYHGHSVVKIETDGKVILIDPFLTGNPTTDLKAEDVKVDAILLSHGHGDHVGDTVELAKKNNAVVVAPFELATFLSWQGVNTHPMHIGGSHEFDFGKVKFTQAFHGSSYIDEENKTITYTGMPAGILFTAEEKTVYHAGDTALFSDMKLIGELNNIDLAFLPIGDNFTMGPEDAVLAAKWIEAKTVVPMHYNTFPVIEQDPYQFVGKLQNCTGKVLEAGESITL; via the coding sequence ATGAAAGTATCTTATCACGGGCATTCAGTTGTAAAGATTGAAACGGATGGCAAAGTTATTTTAATTGACCCATTTTTAACAGGAAATCCGACAACAGATTTAAAAGCTGAAGATGTAAAAGTGGATGCAATTCTTTTATCTCACGGTCATGGTGATCATGTTGGAGATACAGTAGAGCTTGCGAAGAAAAATAATGCAGTTGTTGTAGCACCATTTGAACTGGCGACATTTTTAAGTTGGCAAGGTGTAAATACACATCCAATGCATATTGGAGGTTCTCATGAATTTGACTTCGGAAAAGTGAAGTTTACACAAGCATTCCACGGTTCTAGTTATATTGACGAAGAAAATAAGACGATTACATATACAGGTATGCCAGCGGGTATTTTGTTTACAGCAGAGGAGAAAACGGTATATCATGCAGGAGATACTGCTTTATTCTCTGATATGAAGTTAATTGGAGAACTGAATAATATTGATTTAGCATTTTTACCAATTGGCGATAATTTCACAATGGGGCCAGAAGATGCTGTGTTAGCAGCAAAATGGATAGAGGCGAAAACAGTTGTACCGATGCATTACAATACGTTCCCAGTTATTGAACAAGATCCATATCAATTTGTAGGAAAGCTACAAAATTGTACAGGGAAAGTATTAGAAGCTGGAGAAAGTATTACACTATAA